In Cerasicoccus sp. TK19100, the following proteins share a genomic window:
- the hemH gene encoding ferrochelatase, with translation MAKPGVLLLNLGSPASTSVPDVREYLKEFLLDERVIDASTPIRNLIVRGFILPTRPKKSAEAYASIWTPEGSPLIVTSKKQRELVAKDRDFPIALAMRYGEPSIASTVRELVNAGVDQLYVMPLYPHYAMSSYETVVVRVMEEVNAQKPGMNVTLLQPFYNDEDYLSAMAASVTPYLQQGYDHVLFSYHGIPERHLRKSDPSHAHCLERPDCCETCHPAHHTCYRHQCFTTTHSVAERAGIPKDKYSISFQSRLGRDPWLKPYTDFRLRDMPGEGIKNLLVLCPAFITDCLETLEEISEEGKEIFLEAGGEQFQQIPCLNDHPAFIDFLNGRIDQFLADCGVRNAE, from the coding sequence ATGGCAAAACCTGGCGTTTTATTGCTCAATCTTGGCTCTCCTGCATCAACCAGCGTCCCCGATGTGCGCGAATATTTAAAAGAGTTCCTGCTTGATGAGCGGGTGATCGATGCGTCGACGCCGATTCGCAACCTCATTGTCCGCGGCTTCATCCTGCCAACTCGCCCCAAGAAATCTGCCGAAGCCTATGCCAGCATCTGGACACCGGAGGGCTCGCCCCTCATCGTAACCAGCAAAAAGCAACGCGAACTGGTGGCCAAAGACCGCGATTTCCCCATCGCCCTGGCTATGCGGTATGGTGAGCCATCCATTGCCAGCACCGTGCGCGAGCTCGTCAACGCAGGCGTGGATCAGCTTTACGTAATGCCGCTGTATCCGCACTACGCCATGAGCAGCTACGAGACTGTGGTCGTCCGCGTGATGGAGGAGGTTAACGCGCAAAAGCCGGGTATGAACGTCACCCTGCTCCAGCCTTTTTATAATGACGAGGACTACCTGAGCGCCATGGCCGCCAGCGTGACGCCCTATCTTCAGCAAGGCTACGACCACGTGCTCTTCTCCTACCACGGCATTCCCGAGCGACACCTGCGCAAGAGTGACCCCTCGCACGCGCATTGCCTGGAGCGTCCGGACTGCTGTGAGACTTGCCACCCGGCCCATCACACCTGCTACCGCCACCAATGTTTCACCACCACCCACTCCGTGGCTGAGCGTGCCGGCATACCGAAGGACAAATACAGCATCTCGTTCCAATCACGCCTGGGGCGCGACCCGTGGCTGAAGCCCTACACCGACTTTCGCCTGCGCGATATGCCCGGCGAAGGAATTAAAAACCTGCTCGTGCTTTGCCCGGCATTCATCACTGACTGCCTGGAAACGCTGGAAGAAATTTCCGAGGAAGGAAAAGAAATCTTCCTCGAAGCAGGCGGCGAACAGTTCCAACAAATCCCCTGCCTCAACGATCACCCGGCATTTATCGACTTCCTCAACGGCCGCATCGACCAGTTTCTCGCGGATTGCGGAGTGCGGAATGCGGAGTGA
- a CDS encoding sensor histidine kinase has product MDSVECFIEERRDEILNKWTEKCRQQVSAARDAHSLALINCLPQVLDDIQLAILDDAKTQEGRVSGAKKFNLLHSREHGRQRASVSGYTAKQIIQEYLLLKHVITDMVQDMDLPNRTNCIEAVNTVVDLNIMGAVEEFTHALDEVQSTLLGTLAHDIRSPLTVATTALHLLSDENTPKSELKPMQDMAIHSLQRATNLLGGLLDTLAIEAGDGVMMHFEPGDYVKTFSMACRDATQIYDRIEYEAPEEPLEGVFDPSALSRIIDNLVSNAIRYGAMGKRIRLTMRQDGDSVLLSVNNLGDPIPEEKQEQIFEFVSSDFQSTQSKNSWSMGLTFVKLAVEAHEGEVGIESDEKEGTTFRIRLPLKAKEPGKERTQLLV; this is encoded by the coding sequence ATGGATTCAGTAGAGTGTTTCATTGAAGAAAGGCGTGACGAAATCCTGAATAAATGGACTGAAAAATGTCGCCAGCAGGTTTCTGCTGCTCGCGATGCACATTCTTTGGCTCTTATCAATTGCCTGCCTCAGGTTCTTGATGATATACAACTTGCGATTTTGGATGACGCTAAAACCCAGGAGGGGCGTGTATCTGGTGCGAAAAAGTTTAATCTTCTGCACAGTCGGGAACATGGCCGTCAGCGGGCCTCCGTTTCCGGATATACTGCGAAGCAAATCATACAGGAATACCTTCTCCTGAAGCATGTCATCACGGATATGGTCCAGGACATGGATTTGCCGAACCGCACAAACTGCATTGAGGCGGTGAACACAGTGGTCGATTTAAACATCATGGGCGCGGTGGAGGAGTTTACCCACGCCTTGGACGAGGTCCAGAGCACCTTGCTGGGCACGTTGGCGCATGACATTCGAAGTCCGTTAACGGTGGCGACGACTGCGCTCCATCTGCTCTCCGACGAGAATACGCCCAAGAGTGAGCTGAAACCCATGCAAGATATGGCGATCCATAGCTTGCAGCGCGCCACCAACCTGCTGGGCGGTTTGCTTGACACCCTGGCCATCGAAGCTGGCGATGGAGTCATGATGCACTTTGAGCCCGGCGATTACGTGAAAACTTTCAGCATGGCGTGTCGTGATGCCACACAGATATACGACCGCATTGAATATGAGGCACCCGAGGAGCCGTTGGAAGGCGTTTTTGACCCCTCAGCCCTGAGCCGCATCATCGATAATCTGGTGTCCAACGCCATCCGCTACGGCGCTATGGGTAAGCGGATACGCTTAACGATGCGGCAGGATGGCGACAGCGTCTTGCTTTCAGTCAATAATTTGGGAGACCCGATACCCGAGGAGAAGCAAGAACAGATTTTTGAGTTTGTCTCGTCAGATTTTCAATCAACTCAAAGCAAAAACAGCTGGAGTATGGGGCTGACGTTCGTGAAACTCGCTGTGGAAGCGCACGAAGGAGAAGTGGGGATTGAGAGCGATGAAAAGGAGGGCACCACCTTCAGGATTCGCCTGCCACTCAAGGCTAAGGAGCCGGGTAAGGAGCGCACGCAGTTGCTGGTGTAG
- a CDS encoding cytochrome C assembly family protein, translating into MSFWHDRALTGTGCVFYGLAFLFALAPLIRRREYPHVIFMVLLIGGFIFQSFGLYVRGLEIHAIPLSNTFEVFQVLAWFAVGLNFVLRQMFQLKLLNFFSSGFGFGLSLISLSIASWDDQAPPLELPGSPWVGFHAALAIFSYSIFAVLALTSLMYMLQDRALKKMQTGGLFGMLPAIRQLEVINTKLISLGVSVLTVAVAIGFLNWLQAPHAVGLVKLTIALAVWLAYLFVLLQRRRNQLVAQKFAKTCLGLFVVALVSLWPLTQRSAAYPEADGVEFLDDARK; encoded by the coding sequence ATGAGTTTTTGGCATGACCGCGCATTGACCGGCACAGGCTGTGTATTCTACGGCCTGGCGTTTCTGTTTGCGCTGGCACCACTGATTCGGCGGCGCGAGTATCCGCATGTCATTTTCATGGTCCTGCTGATTGGCGGCTTCATTTTCCAGAGCTTCGGGTTGTATGTGCGCGGGCTGGAGATACACGCAATCCCGCTGAGCAACACCTTTGAGGTTTTTCAAGTGCTGGCCTGGTTCGCCGTGGGGCTCAACTTTGTCCTGCGGCAAATGTTTCAGCTCAAGCTGCTCAATTTCTTTTCCTCGGGCTTTGGCTTCGGCCTTTCGCTAATCTCGCTGTCGATCGCCAGTTGGGATGACCAGGCACCGCCGCTGGAGCTTCCCGGCAGCCCTTGGGTTGGCTTTCATGCGGCGCTGGCGATTTTCAGTTACAGCATTTTTGCCGTCCTCGCGCTGACCTCGCTCATGTATATGCTCCAGGACCGCGCCCTGAAAAAGATGCAGACCGGCGGCCTCTTCGGCATGCTGCCAGCGATTCGCCAATTGGAGGTCATTAACACCAAGCTGATCTCGCTCGGCGTGTCCGTGCTCACCGTTGCCGTGGCCATTGGCTTTCTCAACTGGCTGCAGGCACCCCATGCCGTGGGCTTGGTCAAGCTGACCATCGCCTTGGCCGTCTGGCTGGCCTACCTGTTTGTCTTACTGCAGCGTCGGCGCAACCAACTGGTAGCGCAGAAGTTTGCCAAGACCTGTCTCGGTTTGTTCGTCGTGGCCCTGGTTTCCCTGTGGCCGCTTACCCAACGCAGCGCCGCGTACCCAGAAGCCGACGGCGTGGAATTCCTCGACGATGCCCGAAAATAA
- a CDS encoding ArnT family glycosyltransferase, translated as MLAAVVSFGTSVYLVLRVHGTELVSWYRINCRWAFWLTLIALTGYLWTSQEIGFKVMMDEINLLGTSMRLHYDNVAMNPLRGYDINGVFLPLDVGFIDKRPVLFPFLISLVHDLFGYRPENALYFNLSLIPITLAICYALGTILTNRLGGLLAMVLLACFPMFNLCCHGGGFEGLNFLLILFTFLATYLFLNRQEPVFLSLLCLSTVLLANTRYESALFVLPIALGIIIGYLRAGKVVFSFGLYLTPILLLPVPWLHRIFEQDPEASWQLVSKGATSPFGLEFVPRNVFQATTLFFDTTHQQPVSFFLSCFGVIGCVLLLIVLLHELRTPGPMRSAILALVLSGLGVVMLLVILLLYFWDFDDTVTRRLALPILLLLIFPGVLVIGELFKKEFALRIAIALSLLVLLTEVAPRNAKDMFTQEYIPGQITKWQREFMERHKDEYNLVIDRPGLWVTHQVPAISIVEAGQQKGLLKFHLKYKTFDNLYAFEFYTKDIRQGVIRGDADTFLDDDYVTELVEEKTFNGVVLMRVLRVTDIKANIPEGMVEEPEPLEIKDLNRDQVLYFQKIQQARLSEVLPK; from the coding sequence ATGCTGGCCGCCGTGGTCAGTTTTGGCACCTCGGTTTATTTGGTGCTTAGGGTACACGGAACCGAGCTTGTTTCGTGGTATCGTATCAATTGCCGTTGGGCCTTTTGGCTAACGCTCATTGCTCTAACGGGCTACCTTTGGACGAGCCAGGAAATCGGCTTCAAGGTGATGATGGACGAGATCAACCTGCTCGGTACATCGATGCGATTGCACTATGACAATGTCGCGATGAATCCGCTGCGGGGCTACGACATCAATGGCGTCTTTTTGCCACTCGATGTAGGCTTCATCGATAAACGGCCGGTGCTTTTTCCCTTCCTGATCTCGCTGGTGCACGATCTATTTGGCTACCGCCCCGAGAATGCCCTCTACTTCAACCTATCGCTGATTCCGATAACGCTGGCTATTTGCTATGCGTTGGGGACGATTTTAACGAACCGCCTCGGTGGTTTGTTGGCGATGGTGCTGCTGGCCTGCTTCCCTATGTTCAACCTGTGTTGCCATGGAGGTGGATTTGAAGGGCTAAACTTTTTGCTGATCTTATTCACCTTTTTGGCGACGTATCTGTTTCTCAATCGTCAGGAGCCCGTTTTTCTGAGCCTGCTTTGTTTGTCTACTGTTTTGCTCGCCAATACGCGCTACGAGTCGGCTCTGTTTGTGCTGCCCATTGCGCTGGGGATCATCATTGGCTATCTGCGCGCGGGAAAAGTGGTGTTTTCGTTTGGCTTGTACCTGACGCCTATCCTGCTGCTCCCCGTGCCTTGGTTGCACCGCATCTTCGAGCAGGATCCGGAAGCTTCCTGGCAACTGGTGTCGAAGGGGGCCACTTCACCGTTTGGGTTGGAGTTTGTCCCACGAAATGTGTTCCAGGCTACCACACTGTTTTTTGATACGACGCATCAGCAGCCGGTTTCATTTTTCCTCTCTTGCTTTGGCGTGATTGGCTGTGTCCTGTTGCTGATTGTGCTACTGCATGAGTTGCGCACACCCGGGCCCATGCGTTCTGCGATTCTGGCGCTGGTCCTCAGCGGGTTGGGTGTTGTGATGCTGCTTGTCATTTTGCTGCTTTATTTCTGGGACTTTGATGACACCGTTACTCGTCGTCTCGCACTCCCCATTCTCTTGCTGTTAATTTTTCCAGGAGTCCTCGTGATCGGCGAATTGTTCAAGAAGGAATTCGCCCTGCGCATCGCGATCGCGCTTTCCTTGCTGGTGTTGCTTACGGAGGTGGCACCTCGAAACGCCAAGGATATGTTTACTCAAGAGTATATTCCTGGCCAGATCACCAAGTGGCAGCGCGAATTCATGGAGCGGCACAAGGATGAATATAACCTCGTGATCGACCGCCCGGGTTTATGGGTGACGCATCAGGTGCCAGCCATATCGATTGTGGAAGCTGGCCAGCAAAAGGGGCTGCTCAAATTTCATCTCAAATACAAAACGTTCGACAATCTTTACGCGTTCGAATTCTACACCAAGGACATCCGCCAAGGAGTGATCCGCGGTGATGCCGATACCTTTTTGGACGACGACTATGTGACTGAATTAGTCGAAGAGAAGACGTTTAACGGAGTCGTGCTGATGCGAGTCCTGCGGGTGACAGATATTAAGGCGAACATTCCCGAGGGAATGGTGGAGGAGCCCGAGCCGCTTGAAATCAAAGATTTAAATCGCGACCAAGTGCTGTATTTCCAAAAGATTCAGCAGGCTCGTCTGAGTGAGGTTCTGCCGAAGTAG
- the hemA gene encoding glutamyl-tRNA reductase — MPENNGKALFVLGSSHRTASIEVRERLALDVARAEQLAEDLRSGCVEECLILNTCNRVEIYGVTDEADLRPTLLNQLAAMHGMPLNELENHSFWLTGEEAVRHAFEVASGLDSQMVGENEILGQLKDAYAKASDQQLTGRVLNRVFQKSFQTAKWIRTNTGVSKGQVSIGNIATELAIRVCGDLADVNVVLLGSGEVGEKTTQALVSRGAQRIVVAARNLERARLLAEQFTGAVAPLEKLPQLLERADIIIGATSAPQPLITRDMLKPIMKKRPAQPLIAIDTALPRDIEQAAEDVTNVYLYNLDHLAQIANENLRAREAEVATAKQSILERAKRLWESMR, encoded by the coding sequence ATGCCCGAAAATAACGGCAAAGCACTATTTGTCCTTGGCAGCTCGCACCGCACGGCGTCCATCGAGGTGCGGGAGCGCCTGGCACTGGATGTTGCCCGCGCCGAGCAGTTGGCCGAAGATTTGCGCAGCGGCTGCGTCGAGGAATGCCTGATTCTGAATACCTGTAACCGCGTCGAAATTTACGGCGTCACCGACGAGGCCGACCTGCGCCCCACCCTGCTCAACCAGCTAGCCGCCATGCACGGCATGCCGCTCAACGAACTGGAAAACCACAGCTTCTGGCTCACCGGAGAAGAGGCCGTGCGCCATGCCTTCGAGGTGGCCTCCGGGCTGGACTCCCAGATGGTCGGCGAGAATGAAATCCTCGGCCAGCTCAAGGATGCCTACGCCAAGGCCAGCGATCAGCAGCTTACCGGCCGCGTGCTCAATCGCGTTTTCCAAAAAAGTTTCCAGACGGCCAAATGGATTCGCACCAACACTGGCGTCAGCAAGGGCCAGGTGAGCATTGGCAACATCGCCACCGAGCTCGCGATCCGCGTTTGCGGCGACTTGGCGGACGTCAATGTTGTCCTGCTGGGCTCAGGCGAAGTCGGCGAAAAGACCACGCAAGCGCTCGTTAGCCGCGGTGCCCAGCGCATCGTCGTCGCAGCCCGAAATTTAGAGCGCGCCCGCCTGCTCGCCGAGCAATTCACCGGTGCGGTCGCGCCCCTGGAAAAGCTGCCGCAGCTCCTGGAGCGGGCAGACATCATTATCGGTGCCACCTCCGCGCCCCAACCGCTGATCACCCGCGACATGCTCAAGCCGATCATGAAAAAGCGCCCCGCGCAGCCACTGATCGCCATCGACACCGCCCTCCCGCGGGACATCGAGCAGGCCGCGGAAGACGTGACCAACGTCTATCTCTACAACCTCGACCACCTCGCTCAAATCGCCAACGAAAACCTGCGCGCCCGCGAGGCCGAAGTCGCCACCGCCAAGCAATCCATTCTTGAGCGCGCCAAGCGCCTCTGGGAAAGCATGCGCTAG
- a CDS encoding HD domain-containing protein — translation MEEITRILDFIVEVEKLKNVHRKTKPTGLDRYENSAEHSWHVCLLALTLRDHADAPIDIDRVIRMLIIHDLGEIDVGDTIIYASEAPELKAEEAEGVKRLLAYLPEHQAEEYLALWYEFEEGETADSRYARAIDRIPPILQNINSDGHSWKTHNIPAESVYAVNSRIAKGSEAIWAVVKGKLDQAKADGLLK, via the coding sequence ATGGAGGAAATTACGCGCATACTGGACTTCATTGTTGAGGTTGAGAAACTGAAAAACGTCCACCGCAAGACGAAGCCCACCGGCCTCGATCGCTACGAGAACTCCGCCGAGCACAGCTGGCACGTGTGCCTGCTCGCCCTGACCCTGCGCGACCACGCCGACGCCCCCATCGACATCGACCGCGTCATCCGCATGCTCATCATCCACGATTTGGGCGAGATCGACGTGGGCGACACCATCATCTACGCCAGCGAAGCCCCAGAGCTGAAGGCCGAGGAAGCCGAGGGCGTCAAACGCCTCCTGGCCTACCTGCCCGAGCACCAGGCCGAGGAATACCTGGCGCTCTGGTATGAGTTCGAGGAGGGCGAGACCGCGGACTCCCGTTACGCCCGCGCCATCGACCGCATCCCACCCATCCTGCAAAACATCAATAGCGACGGCCACAGCTGGAAAACCCATAACATCCCGGCCGAGAGCGTCTACGCCGTCAACAGCCGCATCGCCAAAGGCAGCGAGGCCATCTGGGCCGTTGTCAAAGGCAAGCTCGACCAAGCCAAGGCCGATGGTTTGCTCAAGTAA
- a CDS encoding type II secretion system protein, producing MNTKSKKGFTLVEIMIVVVIIGLLAAMAIPAFQKVREQSREKAITNNLRQIASAGQQYILEEGVTQATYAQLEGDYFNEISAVADETYTAITVLENGGTISAGTTGGMTVVFTY from the coding sequence ATGAATACCAAGTCCAAAAAGGGTTTCACACTCGTCGAAATTATGATCGTGGTTGTCATCATCGGTCTCTTGGCCGCTATGGCGATTCCAGCGTTCCAAAAGGTTCGTGAGCAATCCCGCGAAAAGGCAATCACCAACAACCTTCGCCAAATCGCTTCCGCTGGTCAGCAGTACATCCTCGAAGAAGGTGTTACTCAAGCTACCTACGCACAACTCGAAGGCGATTACTTCAACGAGATCTCCGCAGTTGCTGACGAAACCTACACCGCTATCACCGTTCTTGAAAACGGCGGCACCATCAGTGCTGGTACCACCGGTGGTATGACCGTTGTCTTCACTTACTAA
- a CDS encoding cytochrome c oxidase assembly protein translates to MPIPLHWHTEPLLLLLLIGAGWLYALATGPLREKIAPGERFNALKATSFYLGLAVAYLTVGSPLDQWGESFLFSAHMVQHMLLVYLVPPLLIRGLPTWLADWLLTPKVVRAPVKVLVHPFVAWLSFTVIYTAWHIPSLYELALQNKSAHVLEHWMMFIPAMMTWWPIISPSKLLPPIGYGPRMLYLFLLMVGQLPVFGFLTLSETVLYPTYEWAPRVVDLSPLQDQILGGLIMKVTNMGVSLTLLAWCFYAWYRQDNPDEVGVPLPSAARSAE, encoded by the coding sequence ATGCCCATTCCCCTGCATTGGCACACGGAGCCGCTGTTGCTCCTGTTGTTGATTGGCGCTGGCTGGCTTTACGCCCTGGCGACGGGGCCGCTGCGTGAGAAAATTGCCCCGGGGGAGCGCTTTAATGCGCTGAAGGCGACGAGCTTTTATCTCGGCCTGGCTGTGGCGTATTTGACGGTTGGCTCGCCGCTGGACCAGTGGGGCGAGAGCTTTCTGTTTTCCGCCCACATGGTGCAGCACATGTTGCTGGTTTACCTCGTGCCGCCGCTCTTGATCCGGGGCCTGCCGACGTGGCTTGCTGATTGGCTGCTGACGCCGAAAGTGGTCCGCGCGCCGGTGAAGGTGCTGGTGCATCCGTTTGTGGCCTGGCTGTCGTTCACTGTGATCTACACCGCGTGGCACATCCCCTCGCTTTACGAGCTGGCGCTGCAAAACAAATCTGCCCACGTGTTGGAACATTGGATGATGTTTATCCCGGCGATGATGACCTGGTGGCCGATCATCAGCCCCTCTAAACTACTCCCACCGATTGGCTACGGGCCGCGCATGCTGTATTTGTTCCTGCTAATGGTCGGGCAACTGCCGGTATTTGGCTTTTTAACGCTGTCGGAAACCGTGCTTTACCCGACCTACGAATGGGCACCGCGCGTGGTCGACCTCAGCCCGCTGCAGGACCAAATTCTGGGCGGCCTGATCATGAAGGTCACCAACATGGGTGTCTCGCTGACGCTGCTCGCCTGGTGCTTCTATGCCTGGTATCGGCAGGATAATCCGGATGAGGTCGGCGTGCCTCTGCCGAGTGCGGCGCGTAGCGCGGAGTGA
- the carB gene encoding carbamoyl-phosphate synthase large subunit, with translation MPKRTDIETILIIGSGPIIIGQACEFDYSGAQACKALKEEGYRVVLVNSNPATIMTDPDFADATYVEPLTPEIIEKIIEREKPDALLPTLGGQTGLNLSLKLYELGILEKHGVELIGAKKDAIERGEDREKFRQIMIEIGLDIPKSKTVHTLEGAREAALEIGQYPLIIRPSYTLGGTGGGIAYNKEEFDKMIAYGLDASPVNEVLVEECLLGWKEYEMEVMRDHKDQCVVICSIENFDPMGVHTGDSITIAPAMTLSDKEYQLMRDASFAVIRAIGVETGGSNIQFAVDPQTGRMIVIEMNPRVSRSSALASKATGFPIAKIAAKLAVGYSMDELKNDITRETPASFEPTIDYVVTKMPRFTFEKFVGADPTLTSSMKSVGEAMAIGRTFKESFQKALRSLEIGARGFGGGGKYGDDELPDKTAIRAGLAKPTMERVFFIRYAVLAGMTLDEIFEFTKIDRWFLVQLVEIVQLELKLRDAKISGLTPELLLQAKESGFSDVQLSHIVNTKIRNIKKLREEHGINTVYRLVDTCAAEFEAYTPYYYSTYGAENEIIKSDTKKVMIIGGGPNRIGQGIEFDYCCVHASYALREAGYETVMVNSNPETVSTDYDTSDRLYFEPLTLEDVLEVYHQEECCAAIVQFGGQTPLNLATQLKENGVNIIGTSPEMIDAAEDRELFKQILDRVGLKQPRNATALSPEQAYELAGEIGFPILLRPSFVLGGRGMFIVYNTDDMKRVIREAFDAAPGKPVLIDKFLEDAIELDVDAISDGKTVVIGGMLEHIEYAGVHSGDAAMVMPPHTLSKEMLDTVREATYNLARELEVVGLMNVQYAIKDDELYILEVNPRASRTAPFISKAIGTPLAKYAARVMAGETLQQIGFTEEVTPHYWAVKEAVFPFVRFPGAAITLSPEMRSTGEVMGLDYDLGLAIAKSQMAAQPALPTEGNVFLSVRDRDKPRAVELARELDKLGFKIHSTSGTAAVLEEAGIPVQRLFKLSEGARPNVLDMLKNGQMQLIINTPSGQTPRLDENQIREEAVLRKVCIMTTLSFAEGALNGIKALKESPLEVRSLQEFAREL, from the coding sequence ATGCCCAAGCGCACCGACATTGAAACCATCCTGATCATTGGCTCCGGCCCGATTATCATCGGCCAGGCCTGTGAATTCGACTACTCTGGCGCCCAAGCCTGTAAAGCTCTTAAAGAAGAGGGCTACCGCGTTGTCCTGGTTAATTCCAACCCGGCCACGATCATGACCGACCCGGACTTTGCGGACGCGACTTACGTCGAACCGCTGACCCCGGAGATCATCGAGAAGATCATCGAACGCGAGAAGCCCGACGCGCTGCTGCCGACCCTGGGCGGCCAGACCGGCCTCAACCTCTCCCTCAAGCTCTATGAGCTGGGTATCCTCGAAAAGCACGGCGTCGAGCTGATCGGCGCGAAGAAGGACGCCATCGAACGCGGCGAGGACCGTGAGAAGTTCCGCCAGATCATGATCGAGATCGGCCTGGACATTCCGAAGTCCAAGACGGTTCACACCCTCGAAGGTGCCCGCGAAGCCGCGCTGGAGATCGGCCAGTATCCGCTCATCATCCGCCCAAGCTACACCCTTGGCGGCACCGGCGGCGGCATTGCCTACAACAAGGAAGAATTCGACAAGATGATCGCCTACGGCCTGGACGCTTCCCCGGTCAACGAAGTGCTCGTAGAAGAATGCCTCCTGGGCTGGAAGGAATACGAAATGGAGGTCATGCGTGACCACAAGGACCAGTGCGTCGTCATTTGCTCCATTGAAAACTTTGACCCGATGGGCGTCCACACGGGCGACTCCATCACCATCGCCCCGGCGATGACCTTGTCTGACAAGGAATACCAGCTCATGCGCGACGCGTCGTTCGCCGTGATCCGCGCCATCGGCGTCGAGACCGGCGGCTCGAACATCCAGTTCGCCGTCGATCCACAAACCGGCCGCATGATCGTCATCGAGATGAACCCCCGCGTATCGCGCTCCTCGGCGCTGGCTTCCAAGGCCACCGGCTTCCCGATCGCCAAGATCGCCGCGAAGCTCGCCGTGGGCTACTCGATGGACGAGCTGAAGAACGACATCACCCGCGAGACCCCGGCCTCCTTCGAGCCGACCATCGACTACGTGGTCACGAAGATGCCGCGCTTCACCTTTGAAAAGTTTGTGGGTGCCGACCCGACCTTGACGTCTTCCATGAAGTCAGTCGGCGAGGCCATGGCCATCGGCCGCACCTTCAAGGAGTCCTTCCAGAAGGCGCTGCGCTCGCTCGAAATCGGTGCCCGCGGCTTCGGCGGCGGTGGCAAATACGGCGACGACGAATTGCCCGACAAGACCGCCATCCGCGCCGGTCTCGCCAAGCCCACCATGGAGCGCGTGTTCTTCATTCGCTACGCGGTGCTCGCCGGCATGACGCTCGACGAGATTTTCGAATTCACCAAAATTGACCGCTGGTTCCTCGTCCAGCTCGTGGAAATCGTCCAGCTCGAGCTCAAGCTGCGCGATGCCAAGATCTCCGGCCTCACGCCCGAGCTGCTGCTCCAGGCCAAGGAAAGCGGCTTCAGCGATGTCCAGCTCAGCCACATCGTCAACACGAAGATCCGCAACATCAAGAAACTGCGCGAGGAGCACGGCATCAATACCGTTTACCGCCTGGTCGATACCTGCGCGGCGGAGTTTGAGGCCTACACGCCCTACTATTACTCCACCTACGGCGCGGAAAACGAGATCATCAAATCCGACACAAAGAAGGTGATGATCATCGGCGGCGGCCCGAACCGCATCGGCCAGGGCATCGAGTTTGACTACTGCTGCGTCCACGCTAGCTACGCCCTGCGCGAAGCCGGCTACGAGACCGTCATGGTCAACTCCAACCCGGAAACCGTTTCCACGGACTACGACACCTCCGACCGCCTCTACTTCGAGCCGCTCACGCTTGAAGACGTGCTCGAAGTTTACCACCAGGAGGAGTGCTGCGCCGCAATCGTGCAGTTTGGCGGCCAAACCCCGCTCAACCTCGCCACGCAGCTCAAGGAAAACGGCGTGAACATCATCGGCACCTCGCCGGAAATGATCGATGCCGCCGAAGACCGCGAACTGTTTAAGCAAATTCTCGACCGCGTCGGCCTCAAGCAGCCGCGCAACGCCACCGCGCTTTCGCCAGAGCAGGCCTACGAGCTCGCGGGCGAAATTGGCTTCCCGATCCTCCTGCGCCCGAGCTTCGTTCTCGGTGGCCGCGGCATGTTCATCGTCTACAACACCGACGACATGAAGCGCGTGATCCGCGAAGCCTTCGACGCCGCTCCTGGCAAACCCGTGCTGATCGACAAGTTCCTCGAAGACGCCATCGAGCTCGATGTGGACGCCATCAGCGACGGCAAAACGGTCGTCATCGGCGGCATGCTGGAGCACATCGAATACGCCGGTGTTCACTCGGGTGACGCGGCCATGGTCATGCCCCCGCACACACTCTCCAAAGAGATGCTCGATACCGTCCGCGAGGCGACTTACAACCTTGCCCGCGAGCTGGAAGTCGTCGGCCTGATGAACGTCCAATACGCGATCAAGGACGACGAACTTTACATCCTCGAAGTCAACCCGCGCGCCTCACGCACCGCGCCGTTTATTTCCAAGGCGATCGGCACACCGCTGGCCAAATACGCCGCCCGCGTGATGGCCGGTGAGACGCTGCAGCAGATCGGCTTCACCGAAGAAGTCACCCCGCATTATTGGGCCGTCAAGGAGGCCGTGTTCCCGTTCGTCCGCTTCCCGGGTGCTGCGATCACGCTGTCTCCGGAAATGCGCTCCACGGGTGAAGTCATGGGCCTCGATTACGACCTCGGCCTGGCCATCGCCAAGAGCCAAATGGCGGCCCAGCCCGCCCTGCCGACCGAAGGCAACGTCTTCCTGTCCGTCCGCGATCGCGATAAGCCGCGCGCAGTCGAGCTGGCTCGCGAGCTGGACAAGCTCGGCTTCAAGATCCACTCGACCTCCGGCACCGCCGCCGTGCTCGAAGAAGCCGGCATCCCAGTCCAGCGCCTATTCAAGCTCAGTGAGGGTGCCCGCCCGAACGTGCTCGACATGCTCAAGAACGGCCAGATGCAGCTGATCATCAACACGCCCAGCGGCCAGACCCCGCGCCTCGACGAGAACCAGATTCGCGAAGAGGCCGTGCTCCGCAAGGTGTGCATCATGACGACACTCAGCTTCGCCGAAGGCGCGCTCAACGGCATCAAGGCCCTCAAGGAAAGCCCACTCGAAGTGCGCTCCCTGCAAGAGTTCGCCCGCGAGCTTTAG